CATCTTCTGATACTCGAGCTGATGTTGCGGCCGATGAAGACGATGACGACGTGGAAACTGTACGTTGAGGTGTTGGAGCTACGGATGAATTCCTTGACGTGCTTGACGAATGGACTGGGGTCGAAACTGATGCCTTCGCATGATGATGGTGCTCTTGGTGTTTGGGATGGCTTTTTGGAATCGGCTTTTGTTTCTGCAAAATATGTTTATGGAAGAGTTCaggaaaatacaaaatataagTACTGgtgcattaaatttttttgaattaaaaactaatatgAAACGTGGAAATGTTTAGaccaaaatatttaaattcatatttacaactaaattgatgaaattttaatcTCAGAAAAAGCTTACCATtattttagaacaatttttagaagaaaacaCCGCTGATTTTTCTTGTTCTCTGTGAATTAAAGAAACGTGGGTTTGcactttaaaattcagaaatgatcgtttcttttccaaaattgtttgaagttcgtcaaaatattttattttaaacattttacactatttttaataaactaCTACAGTCGTGGTATGACGAAAAAATGAGTGTATTTTCATATGTTGAGAAATGTAATCTCAcaaattgaataataatatATAAATAATATAGCGACTTACTCTGTAGAATCCACGTGACGAGCTGGCAAACGATTGATTGTTGTAGAGAGTCTGAGAAGGCTTTTCCAGGATTAATAAtgcttatttaaaaaattaagtttttaatGTTCTAACGCTCACCGAATTGATACTTCTATAGACCCTTTGTGGTATATATGGAACCTTGAACACGGAACAAGGTGGATACAGTGATGGAGGAGGCGGAGGAGGTGGTGGTAAAGATGGGAGAACCCGCCGAACTGTCACAACTTTCTTTCGAACAGTATTCAGAGAACTGTGATTTAGATAAGGAGCCGAGTTATTATACATTATTAATAAAAAGGACGAAATATATACAAGAAAAGGTTAAACCAATTCGAAATGAAACGTTTTTGACCCGTAATTTGTTTGTGAGTGGAGAGAGGGAAGAGGGGaggaagagacgcagacatatGGGgacaaattcaaatgttcGCGCGAAAAACTAACGGGTGGCGGGATGAGGGAAGAGGTTAAAATATCTGGAATCTAcacaaatatcaatttttatcagaGATCTATCACATAGTTACAAAATCCCCTTTCTCTCAtcgaagtttttttgtttaaaatttatatagaaATAAAGAGAAATGTTTGTTCtctcagaaaataattttacttttatttttacttttggtcaagtaattttcagaaggtaaaatatttcatatacatttccaacaaaaacgATGAGAAAAAGGGGGAATTAGTACATTTCTGGGCTCCATCACTGTTCCATAGTACATCACAAATACtcagttttcgagaaaataataataaatcgCTCACCATCATATCAGCAATCAAATGATTGCTCGGTTTTTCAGCTTCTTGCCTTGCTTTCTCCTCTCGTtcctttttccgtttttcttcgTCAGCAATAGCTTTCAAATGAAGTTTTTCGTCCAATGCAGCAAAGCACTGTCGCATAATTTGCTGGCGAATATCTTCAGCCACTTTTCTGCTGAGCTCATCCATCATTCTCTTCTTGCACTTTTTCACAATCGGTGTTCGAGCAATTGCAATACGTTCGAGATCCTgaagttataaaaattaaattatataattaaaaatgatcATTGAAATAGTTACCTGTCGTTTCTTTTCCTCCATACACTCGATTTTCTCAACATTGGATACAGTTTCTCCATCACTGGAAACCTCGACATCCATATCTTCTAACGAATGACGATCATCATGAGATTCCGAGTGTTTGAGGGGATAGTCATATTCAACTTCGACTTGTGCAGGTTCTTCGCGTTGGGTTGGTCcaaaaatcccagaaaatCTCTCAGAAAGAGACGGTTTCTCAGGAGACTCTGCTCTACCAACATCTTCTTGAATAGGCGCAGGCCCTGGTGGTGGTCCTGGTATTGAACTGAAAGGTTCTGGAGCTGCTGATAGTGCTGCTATTTGAACCAATCCCGGCTGTGGAATGTTGGATGCTTGATAGGGAGTTGGCAAAGGAGCATTTGTGATGGGCTTGAAAGTGGGGGTAAATCCTGGTGGTGGttgagaaaaatcgcaaaacgGTGGTAAACTCGTGGTTATCGGTGGTGGAGCCATATGCTGTGGGGGCAAATTATAATAAGTAGCAGGGATCATTTGCGGTTGTACGTGTTGATATGGTGTTTGAAGATGCACTGATGGATGACCttttggtggtggtggcggcGGAGTTTCAtgagatttcaaatttggGACACTATTTGTGTGAGTGCTTGAAAGTTCACGCCGTGTTGAGGAGGAGGaagtagtttgaaattttcgttcCGAGCTTCGATTCTGAGATCTTCCGGATCGTCGTCTTCGAGTATCCTCGTCAGATTCGTCCGTTGAATCCCATCCAAAAGCTCGGGAATCTTTTTTCGATCGATTAGGAGATTTTGGACGTTTctgaaatcataatttttgtttcgacGGTTATTAAGCTTAAAAAGATATAAAAGTGATAATATggattttgtttcaaagatCGTaccttcttctttctttcttcatctgaaaaatctggatAAGTATCGACAGAAGAGCTTCCCGATGCAGATTCGGAAGAAACATTCTCCAACTGATTTTTTCCTCGTATCACAGCAGTCCGTTCCTTTATATGAACTTGCTCATATTTCTTATTTCCTCCCTCGTACttaattttccgtttttccatCTTATAAGTTTCGTACTTCACAACGTCCccatttgcatttttcgatcCATTTCTTGATTCAGGCCTTCGATGAGTCCGTCGGCTGGAACTACGTCCAGAACGATCCATACCATCGGATGGACTTCTCGATCTATTTCTGTGGCGAGAAAGCGAGCTTCGACTTGTGCTTCGGTAAGGATCCTCACGGGAATACGATGGTGGAGGTTCTGAAAAGAATAGCATTATAGATTATTGTGTATCGAACCAGCAAATCACATTaaacaacaataaaatttgcaattcaGTGCATACATGAAAACTCAGATTTTTAGACaagtttgagagaaaaaaatgttagtaAGTGACTAAAAAACAAAGGAAACCGTGTACAATATTTGGAAAGCGCAGTGAGAAGCAACAAAACCTTGTGAATACGGCCTGAAATCCTCTCGAATCTTGTAGTTCCGATTATGTGATCCATTCATCTCTTTCTTCTCATCAACTTTAGAAGATttgatattattattattgaaatgACGTGCCACTGGAATCGAGAAAACGTGTTTCGTCTGCTTCGTCCAACCGCcaaatttaaagttattttcttGACAACTTATAACAAGATCGTCAATGTTCGGTTcacttttgaatttcgaatCGTAATAATTTTCCTTGTgacttttatgattttttgtcaaCGGAATATTCGATTTTCCCGGTTTTGACTCTGAAAAGTGCTCATGCAAGAAGCATACATGCAATACAAGTGAGATTGGGGTGAAATCAGTGCACAAACGTAGGAAACAATTAATATCAACTTACCAGTTGGTCGAAACTCTGGCATGTGCATAGTACTTGAACTTGGCTGAATGTTGTTGTAATACGGAAGCTGTACTGATGGAACTGGAGCAAGATTCGAAACGGAAGCCACTGGAGGaggtggcggtggtggaggTGATTCTTCTTTGATCGGAGGTGGTGGTATAGGAGACATTTTCATTGAAGAAGGTCCTGTAAGAAGATTACACATTTTATATTGGGGGAAACATATTTTCATGGTGTGGTTTTCGAAATCAACTTACCAACATCATGATCCATTGTATAATCACGCTCATAATGATCAGAAGTATCCATTATAACACCAGATAACATTCCTCCTTCATCTTCATACGTATTTCTCATAGCTAGCTCATATTTCTCATTCTGATCTCGCAGGAAATTGGCTCGAAGATCTCGAAGAACACTCGGATCGATTGAGGCAAGATCGTCAGGAAGAATTGGGAGGACTTGTCCATTAGTTGCAACTTCGTATTCTTCATTGAGAATTGACACTGAAATATAATCAGAATACAGtggaaattcttgaaaaactttCTTGGAGGGGATGTTCGGGGATTTCCAGCAccgaattttctcaaacttatACATTTACCGCCTTTTCTGCTAAATTTGCTAGTCTGGGGtcattttgagcaatttgaagcaaaatcctacagaaaaaaacttacggaAAGGATCAATACGAGGTGTACATTTTGTGGCAAGTAAATTTTGAGCATGATACATGCTGTAAAAATTGTGAGCCTCCTTGACGGTCGCAAACTTAACATATGCCATTTTCATATGCCGCTTTGTTTCGGGATGAATACACACGTAAGCTTTCTCAACCTTTCCACAatccctgaaaaaaatgtacattgAAGAATGAAATTCCGGGTTTTAAATGCTTACTTTGCAAAATCCCGGAGCAAAACTTCTGTACAATTGTCGTCCATATTAAACAAAGAAACTTCTCGTTTTGGTGGAATTGTACAATAATACGAATCTACGCGAAGATGGGCTCGACATAAGTATCGTGGATTC
The nucleotide sequence above comes from Caenorhabditis elegans chromosome III. Encoded proteins:
- the set-2 gene encoding Histone-lysine N-methyltransferase set-2 (Confirmed by transcript evidence), whose translation is MSTHDMNHHPPRKSHSKRDKPSSSNSGPKIENHKCKWAWQKVFETGKSFLRRDGFPQDCKSKEDFERIKRTGVRKTSENMLEDPRKNFESLQQSSVYQTNSFRNPRYLCRAHLRVDSYYCTIPPKREVSLFNMDDNCTEVLLRDFAKDCGKVEKAYVCIHPETKRHMKMAYVKFATVKEAHNFYSMYHAQNLLATKCTPRIDPFLSILNEEYEVATNGQVLPILPDDLASIDPSVLRDLRANFLRDQNEKYELAMRNTYEDEGGMLSGVIMDTSDHYERDYTMDHDVGPSSMKMSPIPPPPIKEESPPPPPPPPVASVSNLAPVPSVQLPYYNNIQPSSSTMHMPEFRPTEPPPSYSREDPYRSTSRSSLSRHRNRSRSPSDGMDRSGRSSSRRTHRRPESRNGSKNANGDVVKYETYKMEKRKIKYEGGNKKYEQVHIKERTAVIRGKNQLENVSSESASGSSSVDTYPDFSDEERKKKKRPKSPNRSKKDSRAFGWDSTDESDEDTRRRRSGRSQNRSSERKFQTTSSSSTRRELSSTHTNSVPNLKSHETPPPPPPKGHPSVHLQTPYQHVQPQMIPATYYNLPPQHMAPPPITTSLPPFCDFSQPPPGFTPTFKPITNAPLPTPYQASNIPQPGLVQIAALSAAPEPFSSIPGPPPGPAPIQEDVGRAESPEKPSLSERFSGIFGPTQREEPAQVEVEYDYPLKHSESHDDRHSLEDMDVEVSSDGETVSNVEKIECMEEKKRQDLERIAIARTPIVKKCKKRMMDELSRKVAEDIRQQIMRQCFAALDEKLHLKAIADEEKRKKEREEKARQEAEKPSNHLIADMMTLYNNQSFASSSRGFYRKQKPIPKSHPKHQEHHHHAKASVSTPVHSSSTSRNSSVAPTPQRTVSTSSSSSSAATSARVSEDESDSDSTPGEVQRRKTSVLSNDKRRRRASFSSTSIQSSPERQRDVSSSSRTSSSSSTSSMKQEETADEKSRKRKLIMSSDESSTTGSTATSVVSSRQSSLEPQQEKTDGEPPKKKSQTDFISERVSKIEGEERPLPEPVETSGPIIGDSSYLPYKIVHWEKAGIIEMNLPANSIRAHEYHPFTTEHCYFGIDDPRQPKIQIFDHSPCKSEPGSEPLKITPAPWGPIDNVAETGPLIYMDVVTAPKTVQKKQKPRKQVFEKDPYEYYEPPPTKRPAPPPRFKKTFKPRSEEEKKKIIGDCEDLPDLEDQWYLRAALNEMQSEVKSADELPWKKMLTFKEMLRSEDPLLRLNPIRSKKGLPDAFYEDEELDGVIPVAAGCSRARPYEKMTMKQKRSLVRRPDNESHPTAIFSERDETAIRHQHLASKDMRLLQRRLLTSLGDANNDFFKINQLKFRKKMIKFARSRIHGWGLYAMESIAPDEMIVEYIGQTIRSLVAEEREKAYERRGIGSSYLFRIDLHHVIDATKRGNFARFINHSCQPNCYAKVLTIEGEKRIVIYSRTIIKKGEEITYDYKFPIEDDKIDCLCGAKTCRGYLN
- the set-2 gene encoding Histone-lysine N-methyltransferase set-2 (Confirmed by transcript evidence) → MSTHDMNHHPPRKSHSKRDKPSSSNSGPKIENHKCKWAWQKVFETGKSFLRRDGFPQDCKSKEDFERIKRTGVRKTSENMLEDPRKNFESLQQSSVYQTNSFRNPRYLCRAHLRVDSYYCTIPPKREVSLFNMDDNCTEVLLRDFAKDCGKVEKAYVCIHPETKRHMKMAYVKFATVKEAHNFYSMYHAQNLLATKCTPRIDPFLSILNEEYEVATNGQVLPILPDDLASIDPSVLRDLRANFLRDQNEKYELAMRNTYEDEGGMLSGVIMDTSDHYERDYTMDHDVGPSSMKMSPIPPPPIKEESPPPPPPPPVASVSNLAPVPSVQLPYYNNIQPSSSTMHMPEFRPTEPPPSYSREDPYRSTSRSSLSRHRNRSRSPSDGMDRSGRSSSRRTHRRPESRNGSKNANGDVVKYETYKMEKRKIKYEGGNKKYEQVHIKERTAVIRGKNQLENVSSESASGSSSVDTYPDFSDEERKKKKRPKSPNRSKKDSRAFGWDSTDESDEDTRRRRSGRSQNRSSERKFQTTSSSSTRRELSSTHTNSVPNLKSHETPPPPPPKGHPSVHLQTPYQHVQPQMIPATYYNLPPQHMAPPPITTSLPPFCDFSQPPPGFTPTFKPITNAPLPTPYQASNIPQPGLVQIAALSAAPEPFSSIPGPPPGPAPIQEDVGRAESPEKPSLSERFSGIFGPTQREEPAQVEVEYDYPLKHSESHDDRHSLEDMDVEVSSDGETVSNVEKIECMEEKKRQDLERIAIARTPIVKKCKKRMMDELSRKVAEDIRQQIMRQCFAALDEKLHLKAIADEEKRKKEREEKARQEAEKPSNHLIADMMPSQTLYNNQSFASSSRGFYRKQKPIPKSHPKHQEHHHHAKASVSTPVHSSSTSRNSSVAPTPQRTVSTSSSSSSAATSARVSEDESDSDSTPGEVQRRKTSVLSNDKRRRRASFSSTSIQSSPERQRDVSSSSRTSSSSSTSSMKQEETADEKSRKRKLIMSSDESSTTGSTATSVVSSRQSSLEPQQEKTDGEPPKKKSQTDFISERVSKIEGEERPLPEPVETSGPIIGDSSYLPYKIVHWEKAGIIEMNLPANSIRAHEYHPFTTEHCYFGIDDPRQPKIQIFDHSPCKSEPGSEPLKITPAPWGPIDNVAETGPLIYMDVVTAPKTVQKKQKPRKQVFEKDPYEYYEPPPTKRPAPPPRFKKTFKPRSEEEKKKIIGDCEDLPDLEDQWYLRAALNEMQSEVKSADELPWKKMLTFKEMLRSEDPLLRLNPIRSKKGLPDAFYEDEELDGVIPVAAGCSRARPYEKMTMKQKRSLVRRPDNESHPTAIFSERDETAIRHQHLASKDMRLLQRRLLTSLGDANNDFFKINQLKFRKKMIKFARSRIHGWGLYAMESIAPDEMIVEYIGQTIRSLVAEEREKAYERRGIGSSYLFRIDLHHVIDATKRGNFARFINHSCQPNCYAKVLTIEGEKRIVIYSRTIIKKGEEITYDYKFPIEDDKIDCLCGAKTCRGYLN